In Nocardia asteroides, a single genomic region encodes these proteins:
- a CDS encoding SDR family oxidoreductase, whose amino-acid sequence MSDGAGSREHEAAGNARPLSVAPEPVAGHGLLTGRKAVVTAAAGTGIGSATARRLLSEGADIVVSDWHERRLGETRTALADEFPDRTIGAVVCDVQSTEQVDALITGAVAELGRLDILVNNAGLGGETPVVDMDDAQWDRVLDITLNGTFRCTRAALRYFREAGHGGVIVNNASVLGWRAQYGQAHYAAAKAGVMALTRCSAVEAAELGVRINAVSPSIARHAFLDKTSSPELLDRLSEREAFGRAAEPWEVAATIAMLASDYTSYLTGEVVSVSSQRA is encoded by the coding sequence GTGAGCGACGGCGCCGGCTCGCGTGAGCACGAAGCGGCCGGGAACGCGCGGCCGCTCTCCGTCGCGCCGGAACCGGTTGCCGGACACGGGCTGCTGACCGGGCGTAAAGCTGTGGTTACCGCCGCCGCGGGCACCGGGATCGGCTCGGCGACCGCACGCAGGCTGCTCTCCGAGGGCGCCGACATCGTGGTCTCCGACTGGCACGAGCGCAGACTCGGCGAGACCAGAACCGCGCTGGCCGATGAGTTCCCGGACCGCACGATCGGCGCCGTCGTCTGCGACGTGCAGAGCACCGAGCAGGTCGACGCGCTGATCACCGGCGCCGTGGCCGAACTCGGCCGGCTCGACATCCTGGTCAACAATGCCGGCCTCGGCGGCGAGACCCCGGTGGTCGACATGGACGACGCCCAGTGGGACCGCGTCCTCGACATCACCCTGAACGGCACCTTCCGCTGCACCCGCGCCGCGCTGCGCTACTTCCGCGAGGCCGGGCACGGCGGCGTGATCGTCAACAATGCCAGCGTGCTCGGCTGGCGCGCCCAGTATGGCCAGGCGCACTACGCCGCGGCCAAGGCGGGCGTCATGGCGCTCACCCGGTGCAGCGCGGTGGAGGCCGCCGAACTCGGCGTGCGGATCAACGCCGTCTCACCGAGCATCGCCAGACACGCCTTCCTCGACAAGACCAGCTCCCCCGAACTGCTCGACCGCCTCTCCGAGCGCGAGGCATTCGGCCGGGCCGCCGAGCCGTGGGAGGTCGCCGCCACCATCGCCATGCTGGCCAGCGATTACACCAGCTACCTGACCGGCGAGGTGGTCTCGGTCAGTAGCCAGCGGGCATGA
- a CDS encoding TetR/AcrR family transcriptional regulator has protein sequence MNRVTAPDAAKPNRRAELLALAAGLFAERGLRATTVRDIADSAGILSGSLYHHFDSKESMVDEILRGFLDDLFGRYREIVGAGLGSRDTLEALVLSSYESFDRFHSAVAIYQTEAKRLRDSERFAYIEEYNREFRELWHQVLTAGVADGSFRAELDVELAYRFLRDTVWVAVRWYRPGGPVTVENLAKQYLTIVLDGLTAPGHS, from the coding sequence ATGAACCGGGTGACCGCTCCCGATGCCGCGAAGCCGAACCGGCGCGCCGAACTGCTCGCGCTCGCCGCCGGACTCTTCGCCGAGCGCGGGTTGCGGGCCACCACCGTCCGCGATATCGCCGACTCCGCCGGCATCCTCTCCGGGAGCCTCTACCACCACTTCGATTCCAAGGAATCCATGGTGGACGAGATCCTGCGCGGCTTCCTCGACGACCTCTTCGGCCGGTACCGGGAGATCGTCGGCGCCGGGCTCGGCTCCCGGGACACGCTCGAGGCGCTGGTCCTCAGCTCCTACGAGTCGTTCGACCGCTTCCACTCCGCGGTCGCCATCTACCAGACCGAGGCCAAGCGGCTCCGCGATTCCGAGCGCTTCGCCTACATCGAGGAGTACAACCGCGAGTTCCGCGAGCTTTGGCACCAGGTGCTGACGGCGGGCGTCGCCGACGGCAGCTTCCGCGCCGAGCTGGACGTGGAGCTGGCGTACCGATTCCTGCGCGACACCGTCTGGGTGGCGGTCCGGTGGTATCGCCCGGGCGGCCCGGTCACGGTCGAGAACCTCGCCAAGCAGTATCTGACCATCGTGCTCGACGGGCTCACCGCCCCCGGGCACAGCTAG